The following proteins are encoded in a genomic region of Danio rerio strain Tuebingen ecotype United States chromosome 16, GRCz12tu, whole genome shotgun sequence:
- the LOC100147949 gene encoding coiled-coil domain-containing protein 106 gives MVEKDKLMLMAQTIQTLKQERDFLRQTVLKLSNRGAKKVKKVLDTSTECSTSNTDEESMTSSSSSDSPDSDIPRKKRKSHKKTKRASRSKSTKHSTRATTPDDVLRRYNKVFNAYKKEGSISKACAKVGVDRNTLALTAVVAEIQLVDAEFYRSIPKFRTEEKLFDFAKRCLQSLTTDLKSVIENAKQERKLLPIKYKFR, from the exons ATGGTGGAAAAAGACAAGCTGATGCTCATGGCCCAGACAATACAAACACTTAAACAGGAACGAGATTTTCTCCGCCAAACTGTCCTAAAATTGTCAA ACAGAGGggcaaaaaaagtaaagaaagtcTTGGACACAAGCACTGAATGCAGCACCAGTAACACTGATGAGGAGTCCATGACTTCTTCCTCCTCTTCAGATTCACCTGATAGTGATATTCCTCGGAAGAAGAGAAAGAGTCATAAGAAGACAAAGAGGGCCAGCAGGTCAAAATCTACCAAGCACAGCACACGTG CAACAACCCCTGATGACGTACTAAGGCGGTACAACAAAGTTTTCAATGCCTATAAAAAAGAAGGGAGCATTAGTAAAGCATGTGCCAAAGTTGGGGTTGACCGTAATACTCTCGCATTAACAGCTGTTGTGGCTGAAATTCAGCTTGTTGATGCTGAGTTTTACAGAAGCATCCCTAAATTCAGAACCGAGGAGAAACTTTTTGACTTTGCCAAGAGGTGCCTGCAGTCGCTGACAACAGACTTAAAATCTGTCATTGAAAACGCCAAACAAGAGCGCAAACTTCTGCCAATAAAGTATAAGTTCAGATAG